GACCACCAGACCGACCTGGAGACCATCCAGGCCCAGATCGACCTGGACATCCCCTCCTCGATCATGATCGACGCCTCCCACGAGCCCTTCGAGGAGAACGTCGCGACGAGCAAGGAGGTCGTCGAGATGACCGACGAGGCCGACAGCGACATCTTGGTCGAGGCGGAACTGGGTCAGATCAAGGGCGTCGAGGACGAGATCGAGTCCGAGGACGCCTTCTACACCGACCCCGAGCAGGCCGTCGAGTTCGTCGAGCGGACCGGCTGTGACCTGCTGGCCATCTCCGTGGGCACCCAGCACGGCGTCGCCAAGGGCAAGGACCTCGAACTCCGCCCGGACCTGGCACGCGACATCCGCGAGGCGCTGAACGACCACGGCCTGGACACGCCGCTGGTGCTACACGGCTCCTCGGGCGTCCAGGAAGACCAGCTCCAGCAGATGCTCCAGCACGGCATCTGCAAGGTCAACAAGGACACTCGCTACCAGTACGAGTACACCCGCACCGCCTTCGACCTCTACAACGAGTCCCCGACCGACATCGTCCCGCCGACGGACGTCGACGGCGACCGCGATACCTTCTTCAACGACGTCGACTGGTCGCCCAACAAGGACCGCTTCGACCCGCGGGTCGCCGGCCGGGAGATCCGCGAGCGCATCGCCGACGTCCACGTCGACCTGGCCGAGATGGCCGGCAGCGCCGGCCACAGCCGCTACGTGTAAAGGCCCGGAACCACTCGTCTGTTTCTGTCCGGTGTCGGCACGGTCGGTAGTCGTCGTCCGGACGCTGTGGCCCGTCCGACGACGCTGTTCCGGTGACGAACCGACGGAGGGAAACCCGCGCGGGCGATACGGTGGGGTGATGGACGTCCAGTTCCTCGGCGGGGCCGATGAGATCGGGCGCAGCGCCGTCCTCGTCGACGACCGGTTGCTGCTGGACTACGGGATGGCGAGCGAATCGCCACCCCAGTACCCCGTCGGGGACGTCGACCCCGAGGCGGTCGTGGTCAGCCACGGCCACCTCGACCACGCCGGGGCCGTGCCGGCGCTGATGGGCGCGGGCGACCTGCCGCCGGTCCACTGGACGCCCCCGACGCGCGACCTGGCGGTGACGCTCGCAGAAGACACGCTGAAGCTCCACGGGTCGACGCCGCGCTGTCCGTTCACCGACACCGACGTGCGCCGGGTCACGCAGGCCTCGCGGACCCACAGCTACGGCGAGACGTTTTCGGCCGCCGGCTACGAGGTGACGCTGTACAACGCCGGTCACATCCCCGGAAGCGCCCACGTCCTCGTCGACGATGGGGCGACGCGACTCCTCTATACGGGGGACTTCCACACCGGCCGCCAGCGCCTCGTCGAGGCGACGACGGCCCGGCCCGAGGCCGACGCGGTCGTCTGCGAGTCGACGTACTCTGACGTGACCCACGAGGCCCGCGACGCCGTCGAGCGCGGGTTCGTCGAGAGCCTTCGACAGACCGTCTGGCAGGGCGGGACCGTCGTCGTCCCCGCCTTCGCCATCGGCCGCACGCAGGAGGTCATGCTCGTCTGTGCCGCCAACGACGTGGACTGCTACGTCGACGGGATGGGCCAGCGCGTGACCGACCAGCTGCTCTGCCACCCCGAGTTCCTCCGTGACGCCGAGGCGCTGCGGGGGGCCCGCGCCAGCGCGCGGTACGTCGACGGCCGCGACGGCCAGCGGCGACGCATCGCCGAACAGAACGCGGTCATCGTCACGACGTCGGGGATGCTCTCGGGCGGCCCGGCGATGACCTACGTGCCCGCCATCCGCGGGCACCCGACGAACAAAGTCGCGCTGACGGGCTACCAGGTGGATGGCACGCCCGGCCGGGAACTGCTGGAGACCGGCAGCGCCGAGTTCGACGGGCGGATGCTGTCGGTGAGCGCCCGGGTCGAACTCCACGAGTTCTCCGCGCACGCCGACCGCGAGGGACTCGCCGACTTCCTCGAGCCCTACCGGGACAGCACGGTCCTGGTCACCCACGGCGACCGCTGTGACGTGTTCGCGGCGGCCCTGCGCGAGGACGGCTACGACGCCGACGCGCCGGAACTGGGCGAGACCGTCGCCCTCTGAGGGCGTCGACAGGGGCGCACCTCGGCGTCGGCCGTCGCCGGGAGACGGGGCGCGTGGGGTCACGCGGGGCGGCGGTCACACGGCTCGGCGGGGAGCGTCGGGAGACGGACACAGAGCAGGCGGGGAAACGACGGGGACGAGTCGGGGCGACTACTCTCGACGGTCGATGTCGAGCTGCTCGTCGAGCTCCTCGATCCAGTCGGCGTCCTCGAGTTCGGCCATCTGCTCGCGGAAGTGCTCCGTGCAGACGCCGACCTTCACTCCGTCCTTCTCGACGGCGACGTCGGCTTCACGATCGCAGTAGTGACACTGCATACCTCCAGGTAGCGTCCGGCAGACATTGAACCCTCTGATTCCGGCTGCCGAGCGTCAGACGCCGAGGGCCGCGCGGACTCGCTTCCAGGCCCGCTCGTCGAGACCGGTCTCGCCGACGGACTCGCCGTGGGCGTCGCTCCCGCCGGTCGGGAGCAGGTCGTCGTCCTCGATGGCCGCATCGAGTGCGGCGTCGTCGACGGGCCGGCCGTAGGGGTACCAGTACTCGACGGCGTCCAGCGTGCGACAGCGGGCCAGCGCGGCCTCGGGGTCGGGGTACCGGAAGGGGTGGGCGAGCGCGACGAGGCCACAGGCGTCGGCGAGCAGGTCCCGGCCCCGCTCGAAGGAAGGGACCTGGCGGGCGACGTAACAGGGACAGTCGTCACCGATGAGATCGTCGAACGCGCTCTGGACGGTGTAGTCCGTGGCGTCGGCGATGGCTCGGGCGACGTGTGGTCGGCCCAGTCCGTCGCGCGGTTCGACGTCGAGCGTGACGCCGAGACGGTCCTCGACGCAGTCGATGATGCGCCGGCCCCGCTCGCGACGATCGCGCTGGATGCGGGCACACTCGGCCTCGAGTGCGTCGGTCGGGTCGACCCCGTACCCGAGCAGGTCCAGACGCTGGTCGCCGGCGTCGACCCGCAGTTCGATCCCGTGGACGACGGTCAGCCCGTCGTGGGTCGTCACCGGGCTGTCGAGGTCAGGGTGGATGCGGTCGTGGTCGGTGACGGCGACCACGTCGACGTCCGCCGCCACCGCGGCGGCCGGGAGCGTCTCCAGGGTCAGCGTCCCGTCCGAGCGCGTCGTGTGCACGTGCAAGTCGGCGACGACCATACCGCCGACAGGACCGCCGGAAGCGAAGAATCTTGGGGTCGCGGGCCGGACGTCGCTGGCCGGGACCGGTCAGCGAGGCAGCTGCCCCACGGGTCAGTAATCCAGTTGACACATCCCTGTGGGCGTGGGATTCCGTACCGTGGTCCTTAAACACATTGTACAACTCATAACAATAGATGGTGAAGGTTTATTATCGACCATTAACTTTCTCCCCCCATGAGGCTACTGACAGAGGTTCAGACCGCGTTCGAGGCACACACCTACCCGATGACGACCGAGGAGCTCATCGAGGCCGACGGCGACATGGTCCTGGAGCTGCCAAACGGGACCGAGACGCTGGCCGACGCGCTCGACCGGTCGGGCCCCGAGACGTTCGAGACGGCCGAGGACGCGATGCTGACGGCCTGCTCTGGGATGTCCGACAAGGCGATCGGCCGCGTCGGCTACTCCGACCGCGACCCGGTCGCGATGGGCGAGGACGGTCCCGAACAGGTCTCGTTCTGAGCGACCCGGCGCCGGGGACACCCGGCAGTACGACTCGTTTCTTTCGACGGCTACTCCGTGAGCGGCGCGTCCGTGCCGACCGCTACCGGTCCAGGAAGTCCGGCCGCGAGGTCGCCTCGGTGCTGTCGACGTCCTGTCTGTCGAGCAGTTCCGTCGGTTCGAGCGCCTTCGGGAGGCGGTCGCGGCCGCCGGTCGGGACGTCGTCTGGGTCGACGTAGGTCGTCTCGCCCTCGACGAGCTCGTTCCAGACGGCCTCCTTGTCGGCGTCGTCGGCCGTCGCGGCCTCCTTGGCCTCGTTTCGCCCCTCGTCGTAGGCGAGTTCGACCATGCTGCGGTGGTACGCCGAGTCCATCTCCCGGTAGATGGCCTCCAGTTCCTCGCGGTTGTACTCGCCGAAGCGTTCGGCGACGCCGATGGCGTAGGCCCGGTCCGTCGCCTCGTCCTTCTCGAGCGTGGCCCACCCCGTGTCGTACTTTCGCTCGTAGAGACTCATCTTGACTACGTCTGGACCTTCTCGTCGATGACGTTCAGGCCGTGATCGGTGAACTCTATCTTGCGGATGTCACAGTCGATGGCGGTCCCGCGCATCTTGATGACCTGGACGCCCCGCGTCATGCTCCCCTTCTCCAGGAAGTTGTGGAAGAAGATGACGCCGTGAGCGAGGTAGTGCTCGTCGCTGTACGAGGAGGGGTCGGTCATCTCGGAGATGAGCAGCGTCGTCGCCTCGGTCTGTTTCAGCGCCGAGAGGAAGCCCGTGATCTCGCTGTCGACGTCCTGCATGAAGTGCTGGAGGAGCATCGTCGAGTCGATGACGACCCGCTGGATGTCGTTTTGTTCGATGAACGCGACCAGGCGGTTCGTCAGGCCGCCGTCGGTGCCAAACTGCGTGATGGTCCGCTTCCCGGACTCGGTGACGAGGTTGAGAAACTGGATGGCGTCGGACTGCATCGCCCGGTCGAAACCGAAGTCGTAACCGGCCATGTCCTGCATCAGCTCCGCCTTGGTCTCGTGCATCGTGACGTAGAGACAGGACTCACCCTCTTTGGCTCCCTGGGTGATGAACTGCGAGGAGAAGGTGGTCTTCCCGCTGCCGGGCGGTCCGCTGACGACGTAGAGACGGTTAGAGAGGAGGCCACCTTCGACGAGAGTATCGAATCCGGGGACGCCGGTCGAGAGACGCATACCACCAGCCTGTGCGCGTCTGGACATATGCTTTCGTACTCGGTTTTCAGCCCTGATAACTCATTTTGACTGGTCGATTACAGGAGCGGCGTCGACGGCCGCCAGCAGGCGCCCGGTCCCCGCCTCGTCGAACCGGAGCGGGCGCCGCCACCAGGGCCCCTTCCCCGAATCGGCCGAACAGTCGGTGACCAGCCAGTTGGCCTCGGTCCCGGCGGCGGGCGTCGACAGCGGGACGGCCGCGTCGTAGAGCCGCGAGTCCTCGGGGTCGCCGAGGACGAGCACGCGGGCGTCGAAGGGGTCGCGCCTGACGTGGGCGTTGGAGGCAAAGACCGCCCGCTCGTCGGGCGGGAGGTCGGCGTAGGCCTCGCCGGTCACCGGCGGCCGGGCCAGGCGGAAGTGGCCGATGCAGAAGGCGCCCCACTCGGGCGGTGCCCAGTCGGGCGGGTCGGCGGGCGTCGACAGCGTCGCGTAGAAGACGAGGTAGTCGCCGGTCGAGAGCGACGCGATGGGGCCGGCCTTCACCCCGTGTTCGTCGCCGTACGTGTAGCGCTCTCCGCCGACCTCGGGGAACTCCGGGTCGAAGTGGACGGGCCGGTCGGCGACGTCGCGGACGTCCGTCGCCAGGTCGAGGTCGGCGTAGGTCGGCACCGCCTCGCTCGTGGGCTTCGACTCGGGGATGGGGACGTACTCGAACGACCCGTCGGGGTAGAGGGGGCCCCGAAAGCCCGGTTCGTTGGTGTTGGCGCCGACGTTGATAGCCAGACTGCGCATGCGTGAGGTAGTGGCGGCGGGGCGTTACTCGAGTGGTTCGACGCAGGTCCGACAGTATCGGACGGTCCGGTGGGCCTCGTTGTGTGACCCGCAGTGGCGACACTCGACCACCGGCGGGCCCGACGCGGGAGTGTCGCCCGTCACACTGGCGCCCCGGCTACTGCCCGGCGTCGGTTCGCGACGGCCGAAGTGGCGATAGAGCAGGACCTGCAGGAGTCCGAACCCGACGAGGGAGACGAGGAGCCAGCCAAGGGGCTGCATGGGACGGTGTTGCGACCGGGGGTACTTCGGTGTTGCTCCCCGGGACCGGGGCTACCGGTCGGGCGGCGAGCGGTCGCGCTGGAACTCGTCGAACCGGTTGAGGCCGTCGGGCACGTCGTACGGAATCTGGCGCTCGGCGCGGCGGTCGACGTTCGCGCCCTCGAGCGGGTCGGCGACGGACTCCCAGCCGTCCTTGACGGCGATGGACTTCGCGGGCGTGCCCGCGGCGATGTGGTGGGCGGGGATGTCCGAGCCCGCGATCGACTTGGCCGCGAGGACGGCGTTCTCGCCGACGCGGACGCCGGCCCGGACCATCGAGTCGTAGGTCAGACGGACGTCGTCCTCGACGATCGTGTGGTAGTTGTCCACCTGGGTCTGGTCGACGACGTCGTGGTCGTGGCTGTAGACGTGAGCGTCGTCGGAGATGGAGACGCGGTCCCCGATGGTCAGTTTCCCCCGGTCGTCCAGGTGGACGTCGTCGTGGACGACGACGTTGTCGCCGATCTCGATGTTGTGGCCGTAGGTGAAGCTGATGTTCTTGAAAAAGCGGCAGTCGTCCCCGCAGTCCGCAAAGAGGTGCTCGGCGAGCATCTGCCGGAAGCGCAGGGCGAACTCGACGTTGTCGGCCATCGGCGTGGCGTCGAACTGTCGCCAGAGCCACTGGAGGTGTTTGGAGTGTTTGAACTGCTCTTCGTCTTTCTCGGCGTAGTACTCGCTCTCTAGGGTCGTGTTGCACGGGTCGTAGCCCTGCAGGCGGACCCGCTCGGCCGGCGAGACGTCGCCGCCGGCCTGCCAGCGCTCGTATGCCCCCCGGTCCCCGTGGAGGTCCACGAGCACGTCGGTCACCACGTCGCAGGTCTCTTCGGGACCCGACAGGCGTTCGTCGACCTCGTCGATGAACGTCTGGAGGCCCTCCTCGGCCATCGGTGGGAGCGACACGTGGCGTTTGGTCATGTCCCGTACCTGGAATCCAGGGCAGATAGTGGTTTCCGTTACCGTTGCGATACCCGGTTACGCCGCCGCCACGACAGGCCGTGCCACGGGGCCCCTGTGGCGTGCCTGTTAAGACGCCGCCGGGTGAGTCCCCGCTATGGTCAGGTCGGATTTCATCATGGAGATTCGGGGGTACATGGTCAACCCGGCCGAGCGGCGGCTGCGCTCGCCGTGGCGCGTGACCATCTGGGTCTTCGTCGCCGGGTTCCTGACCATCGTCTTCGCCGGCCTCGCCGGCGCGGTGCTCCCGGCGGGGAGCGGGACCGGCATCGGGGCCGTCCTGCGCAACGCCGCCCGGACGACCTGGGTCTGGGTGGCCGCGCTTGGCAGTGGCCTGGGCGTGGGCTACCTGCTCGACCGGCGCCACCTCGAGGACTTCGGCCTGCAGCTCGACCGCCAGTGGTGGCGCGACGCCGCCTTCGGCCTCGCGCTTGGCGTCGCGCTCCCGACGGTCGTCCTGGTCGTCGAGCTCGCGGCCGGCCTGGTGACGATCACCGACGTGCTCGTGACCAGTCCGGGTGGCCCCATCGGGTTCGGCACGACCGGGGCCCTGACCCGCCTGGCCCTGCTGGCCGTGTTCTTCCTCGTCCAGGCCACCACCGAGGAGGTGCTCGTCCGGGGCTACCTGCTGACCAACGCCGCCGAGGGGTTCTCTGGGCCCTTCGGGAAGTGGCGGTCGACCGTCGCTGCGACGGTGCTGACAGGCGCCCTCTTTGGCATCCTGCACGCGACCAACCCCAGCGCGTCGCTGCTCAGCGTCACCAACATCACGCTCTACGGCGTCCTGCTGGGGGCCTGCTACGTCCTCACCGGCCGTCTGGGGATCGCCACGGGGTTCCACGTCGCCTGGAACTACACCCTCGGCCTCTATGACTTCCCGGTCAGCGGCATCTCGACGGGCGCGGCGCTCATCGGCACCGAGACCACCCGCCTCCCACTGGTGACCGGCGGCTCGTTCGGTCCGGAGGGCGGCCTCGTCGCCCTCCCGCTGCTCGCGGTCGGCGTCGCCGCACTCGGCTGGTGGGTCCGCCGCGAGTACGGGTCCGTCGAAGTTCTTGAGTCCGTCGCGACGCCGAGGCTGCGCCACGCCGTGCGCTCTATCGACTGGCCGAAGAACCAAGATGGCTAAGTGCGCAGCGCCGTAACTGGGTCACATGAATTACCGCACACTCGGGGACTCCGGTATCGAGGTCTCGGAAGTCGGCTTCGGGGCCTGGGTCGTCGGCACCGACTGGTGGGGCGACCGCACGCGCGAGGACGCTGTCGAGATGGTCGAACACGCGCTCGAACAGGGCGTGACCTTCTTCGACACCGGCGACGTCTACGGCCACGGCGACAGCGAGGAGATCATCGGCGAGGCGCTTTCCGACCGCCGCGAGGAGGTCACCGTCTCGACGAAAGTGGGGTACGACTTCTACAACAACCCCCAGGCGGGCCACGGCGAGCTCCCCAAGAAGGTCACCCCCGACTGGATAGAGACGGCACTGGACCGCTCGCTCTCCCGCCTGGAGATGGATCACGTCGACCTCCTGATGCTCCACAACGCCAACGTCGACGAGGTCGACGCGGACGTCCTGGCGACGCTCGACGACCTGCGCGATGCCGGGAAAGTCGACGCCGTCGGCTGGGCGCTCGGGCCGTCTATCGGCTGGCTGGCCGAGGGCGACGCCGCCGTCGCAGAGGAGTTCGACGTGATCCAGACCGTCTTCAACCTCTTCGAACAGACCCCCGGCCAGCACTTCCTCGACACCATCCGCGAACAGGACGCCGACACCTCGCTCGTCGCTCGCGTGCCCCACTCCTCGGGCCTGCTGAACGAGCAGGTCACCCCCGACACCGAGCTGGGCAAGGGCGACCACCGCGCTCACCGGCCGACCGAGTGGTACGAGACCGGGTGGGAGAAGGTGGAGTCGATCCGATTCCTCGAACGCGACGGCGAGCGCACGCTGGGCCAGGCCGCCATCCAGTGGCTGCTGTACCACGACGAGATGGCCTCCGTGACGCCGACGTTCCGGACGACCGACGACATCGACGAGTGGGCGGCGGCCAGCGACAGGCCGCCGCTCAGCGACGAGGAGTACCAGCGCGTCCAGGACCTATATGCCGACAACTTCGGCGTCGACCGCGACGACGGCATGGACGCCCTCCGCTCGTCGGTGGGCGGCGCGGACCTCGAGGGGACCGGCATGAAATCCGCCGGCGACTAGACGGGCGACGGGACGCCGGGGGCGACCCGGCAGGTCGTGCCGGACGTGCAAGGATCTGGCGACGAGCAGACGGGGCCGCGATGGAACGACGTTCGGCACACCGTGACGGAGTGCTCGCTCGGAACCCCTTCGTTTCGCGAGGAGATGCCGCCCCGTCTTGCGGTTCGGTACCACCCAGACCACTTTCACTCCGGTGCGTCAGACGGCCGACAGACGCCGGACGGCGGGCCGGTGGACTCCAACCGGGGGGTCCGACGGAAGTCGCCCGGCCAACGGGCGCGTGGGACAGGTGCGCCGGCCGATGCGCGCGGCTACTCGGCCAGGGTCACGCCGGTGACGACGAACATCGCGCCGCCGTCCGGTGCCGCCGACGCCTCGACGGCCCACCCGTGTGCGTCGGCGATGCGCTCGACGATGGGCAGGCCGAGGCCGGTGCCGCCGTCGTCCCTGTTGGTCGAGTAGCCCGGTTCGAAAACCTGCTCGAGCTTCTCCTCGGGGATGCCCTGCCCGTCGTCTGCGACCACGAACCCGTCCTCGAGCGGTTCGACGGTCACCGTCAGGTCGCCGTCGCCCACCGCGCCGTGTTCGACGGCGTTGCGAAAGAGGTTCTCGAACAGCTGGGCCAGGAGGCTGGCGTCCGCCCGGACTGGGGCGGTGCCGGCCACCGAGAGCGACGCGCCGGCGGTCGAGACCTGGTCCCAGGCGTCCCGGGCGGTCGATGCGAGGTCCACCTCGTCGACGTCCGTGACCTCCGTGCCCCGCGCGAGCAAGAGCGCGTCGTCGATGATGGCGTTCATCCGCTGGAGGGACTCGAGAATCTGGGTGTCGTGGTCCTCCTCGGGGGCCTCGCCGTCCACGACCATCTCGGCGTGGGCCAGCGCCACCGACAGCGGGTTCCGGAGGTCGTGACTGAGAATCCCGGCGACCTGTTCCAGCTGGTCGTTTCGCTCGCTGACGCTCTGTTCGGCCAGGTGGCGCTCGGTGACGTCTGTGTGGACGACGAGGACCAGCGACTCGCCGGCCAGTTCGAACGGGGTCACGCGCACGGTGAACCAGCGTTGTGCCTCTGACGTGTGACACGGGTACTCCAGAGAGAACTCGTCGGTCTCACCGGCGATGACCGACTCGATACCGTCGGCGATCGTCTGCG
The DNA window shown above is from Haloarcula halobia and carries:
- the fba gene encoding class II fructose-bisphosphate aldolase — translated: MPFKGGSELSDVYDVALEEGFGLVASNIAEPNIMMGLMEGASRVESDLLLQLSNGACTFAGNGDPIAGLQAMGNYIDIIAEQYDIGVFLNMDHQTDLETIQAQIDLDIPSSIMIDASHEPFEENVATSKEVVEMTDEADSDILVEAELGQIKGVEDEIESEDAFYTDPEQAVEFVERTGCDLLAISVGTQHGVAKGKDLELRPDLARDIREALNDHGLDTPLVLHGSSGVQEDQLQQMLQHGICKVNKDTRYQYEYTRTAFDLYNESPTDIVPPTDVDGDRDTFFNDVDWSPNKDRFDPRVAGREIRERIADVHVDLAEMAGSAGHSRYV
- a CDS encoding MBL fold metallo-hydrolase, whose product is MDVQFLGGADEIGRSAVLVDDRLLLDYGMASESPPQYPVGDVDPEAVVVSHGHLDHAGAVPALMGAGDLPPVHWTPPTRDLAVTLAEDTLKLHGSTPRCPFTDTDVRRVTQASRTHSYGETFSAAGYEVTLYNAGHIPGSAHVLVDDGATRLLYTGDFHTGRQRLVEATTARPEADAVVCESTYSDVTHEARDAVERGFVESLRQTVWQGGTVVVPAFAIGRTQEVMLVCAANDVDCYVDGMGQRVTDQLLCHPEFLRDAEALRGARASARYVDGRDGQRRRIAEQNAVIVTTSGMLSGGPAMTYVPAIRGHPTNKVALTGYQVDGTPGRELLETGSAEFDGRMLSVSARVELHEFSAHADREGLADFLEPYRDSTVLVTHGDRCDVFAAALREDGYDADAPELGETVAL
- a CDS encoding DUF6757 family protein, with protein sequence MQCHYCDREADVAVEKDGVKVGVCTEHFREQMAELEDADWIEELDEQLDIDRRE
- a CDS encoding PHP domain-containing protein encodes the protein MVVADLHVHTTRSDGTLTLETLPAAAVAADVDVVAVTDHDRIHPDLDSPVTTHDGLTVVHGIELRVDAGDQRLDLLGYGVDPTDALEAECARIQRDRRERGRRIIDCVEDRLGVTLDVEPRDGLGRPHVARAIADATDYTVQSAFDDLIGDDCPCYVARQVPSFERGRDLLADACGLVALAHPFRYPDPEAALARCRTLDAVEYWYPYGRPVDDAALDAAIEDDDLLPTGGSDAHGESVGETGLDERAWKRVRAALGV
- a CDS encoding DUF5789 family protein yields the protein MRLLTEVQTAFEAHTYPMTTEELIEADGDMVLELPNGTETLADALDRSGPETFETAEDAMLTACSGMSDKAIGRVGYSDRDPVAMGEDGPEQVSF
- a CDS encoding RAD55 family ATPase — translated: MRLSTGVPGFDTLVEGGLLSNRLYVVSGPPGSGKTTFSSQFITQGAKEGESCLYVTMHETKAELMQDMAGYDFGFDRAMQSDAIQFLNLVTESGKRTITQFGTDGGLTNRLVAFIEQNDIQRVVIDSTMLLQHFMQDVDSEITGFLSALKQTEATTLLISEMTDPSSYSDEHYLAHGVIFFHNFLEKGSMTRGVQVIKMRGTAIDCDIRKIEFTDHGLNVIDEKVQT
- a CDS encoding DUF7577 domain-containing protein — its product is MQPLGWLLVSLVGFGLLQVLLYRHFGRREPTPGSSRGASVTGDTPASGPPVVECRHCGSHNEAHRTVRYCRTCVEPLE
- a CDS encoding acyltransferase, with translation MTKRHVSLPPMAEEGLQTFIDEVDERLSGPEETCDVVTDVLVDLHGDRGAYERWQAGGDVSPAERVRLQGYDPCNTTLESEYYAEKDEEQFKHSKHLQWLWRQFDATPMADNVEFALRFRQMLAEHLFADCGDDCRFFKNISFTYGHNIEIGDNVVVHDDVHLDDRGKLTIGDRVSISDDAHVYSHDHDVVDQTQVDNYHTIVEDDVRLTYDSMVRAGVRVGENAVLAAKSIAGSDIPAHHIAAGTPAKSIAVKDGWESVADPLEGANVDRRAERQIPYDVPDGLNRFDEFQRDRSPPDR
- a CDS encoding CPBP family intramembrane glutamic endopeptidase — translated: MVRSDFIMEIRGYMVNPAERRLRSPWRVTIWVFVAGFLTIVFAGLAGAVLPAGSGTGIGAVLRNAARTTWVWVAALGSGLGVGYLLDRRHLEDFGLQLDRQWWRDAAFGLALGVALPTVVLVVELAAGLVTITDVLVTSPGGPIGFGTTGALTRLALLAVFFLVQATTEEVLVRGYLLTNAAEGFSGPFGKWRSTVAATVLTGALFGILHATNPSASLLSVTNITLYGVLLGACYVLTGRLGIATGFHVAWNYTLGLYDFPVSGISTGAALIGTETTRLPLVTGGSFGPEGGLVALPLLAVGVAALGWWVRREYGSVEVLESVATPRLRHAVRSIDWPKNQDG
- a CDS encoding aldo/keto reductase, encoding MNYRTLGDSGIEVSEVGFGAWVVGTDWWGDRTREDAVEMVEHALEQGVTFFDTGDVYGHGDSEEIIGEALSDRREEVTVSTKVGYDFYNNPQAGHGELPKKVTPDWIETALDRSLSRLEMDHVDLLMLHNANVDEVDADVLATLDDLRDAGKVDAVGWALGPSIGWLAEGDAAVAEEFDVIQTVFNLFEQTPGQHFLDTIREQDADTSLVARVPHSSGLLNEQVTPDTELGKGDHRAHRPTEWYETGWEKVESIRFLERDGERTLGQAAIQWLLYHDEMASVTPTFRTTDDIDEWAAASDRPPLSDEEYQRVQDLYADNFGVDRDDGMDALRSSVGGADLEGTGMKSAGD
- a CDS encoding PAS domain-containing sensor histidine kinase; its protein translation is MSDRPTDRIRLAEAAFDELPDQVAVLDTDGVIRLTNHTWDSFGFENGIEGDVDMVGQNYLTVCHDSLGDRSQTIADGIESVIAGETDEFSLEYPCHTSEAQRWFTVRVTPFELAGESLVLVVHTDVTERHLAEQSVSERNDQLEQVAGILSHDLRNPLSVALAHAEMVVDGEAPEEDHDTQILESLQRMNAIIDDALLLARGTEVTDVDEVDLASTARDAWDQVSTAGASLSVAGTAPVRADASLLAQLFENLFRNAVEHGAVGDGDLTVTVEPLEDGFVVADDGQGIPEEKLEQVFEPGYSTNRDDGGTGLGLPIVERIADAHGWAVEASAAPDGGAMFVVTGVTLAE